Proteins encoded within one genomic window of Desulfurispira natronophila:
- a CDS encoding DUF2283 domain-containing protein has protein sequence MSTVIFLITTTAVVAITCLVLWRIESHDRKSATPAKSGQAPSLNVKYFSDTDTAFLQLSTQPAVQARQLYENLTVDLDAAGQIVAVTVEHVTNKGAEYARQY, from the coding sequence ATGTCAACAGTCATATTTTTGATAACGACCACCGCTGTCGTCGCAATTACCTGCCTGGTATTGTGGAGGATTGAAAGTCACGATCGCAAATCCGCGACTCCAGCCAAAAGCGGTCAAGCACCGAGTTTGAACGTGAAGTATTTTAGCGACACGGACACGGCCTTTCTTCAGCTCAGCACTCAGCCAGCAGTACAGGCACGCCAGCTTTACGAAAACTTGACAGTCGACTTGGATGCTGCCGGACAGATTGTGGCCGTAACCGTTGAGCATGTCACCAACAAAGGAGCTGAATATGCCAGACAATACTAA